A region of the Silene latifolia isolate original U9 population chromosome 9, ASM4854445v1, whole genome shotgun sequence genome:
tgctacAGGTCAAGAATTGCCCAGAAATCCAAACACAATATATATGGTCACATAACTACGAGTCGGGATGATAACCCGACCACAAATCCTATAAACAAGTCTAGAAATAAGCAAGTACGGCTTTATGGCCACCGATACAAACCAAGCACGAAAAAGTACCAACCGAAAAAAACTAATATCCATCCTAAACTACAAACATAACAGAAAGAAACGGAGTATCActcttgctgctgctgctcatccatcacgTCATCCTTATCTCCACCACCACCCGAAGTGCCTGCTCCTGACGCACCAAGACCCGCATCACCACCAGCTCCAGCATCTGGTCTCACGTACCAAGGGGTTAAACCACCGTAAGGGTATaactgaggtgctccccatgtagacatatccaccccgtaggagtggaaaaccccgctgcTGTCCCCGACtcctctccaccaaaccggatgtggtcccgaggtcccaataccctgaacaTATGCCATCTCATGCTGGTTCCAGAGCGTCAAGATAGAGGACACTCTCATGGCAAGGTAGCTCTCACGCGTCTCCGAGGTATCAAAAGAAGGGTAGCCAGGAAACGGATACTGTGGTGGTGCTATCTACTGTGGATGTGTCACCGTCATCCTTTCTCGCACTCGGCGTGGCCCTCTCTCCACTCTAGGTCTATCCCCCTCAACTCTCACGTTCTCCCCTTCCTTGGCTCAGGCTTGACTCGGAGGATTTCCGGGTCGATGAAATACGTCTGCCTCGCAGGACGtacatcctcctcctcatcctcgtCAGAATCGACAGATATAAGTGCCGCAGGtaaaggctctgtcggtgggaggtgctcaggagctggtatcttcatccaactcatgccccacaccctccacgctaaaCTGCCATtctccaaggttctcaaccatttcaggttgAGGAAGTAGGCTCTGTCCAAGGTAGGTACCGGGGTGGCTAAAGGGGTGTAAGCCGGGGAAGCCTCAAAGGAAGTTTGCTTCTCAGCTAaacgtgtggcaatggcaccacaactaaGAATCCTAGTGTCAGACGAGGCCTTTAACGCTAGGTTGGCACACATCATGGCAGGagcactaaaggtcactctctcagtccgctcggggttaaggtacgccatcagaagcatcaactcatgtgagttcaacttactcacatctgCTCTCTCGTAGAGGAGACACGAcaaagcacgaagaaagatcttcaaagtgacatgttgcacatcattgatcaacatgttactagcagtgggagctgatttcccggtgatacaaGCCATAAGACTGTAAACCCCACACTCGGTCGGTATGTCACGAAGGGCTCCCTTGGCAGGCTTAGCCatgccaaggtgagaagcaaacaaatccatggtcaagACAAAGCTGGTATTCATAAGGCGGAACTCAACGGTTTGTtccaccggctcgtatttaaacgagctcatgaactcaagggttAGAAAGGCGTACGAATGCTTTCATAGGTGATATAGCCCGGTCaatcccaaggtctcaaagatgtgtcTGACATCGGTCTCAATACCCAGATCATCAAAAAGGGTCGTGTCAATGCAGCGGGTCGGTCTCATCTTACGAGTCTGTAAAGCCACAAACTTCTTTCTTGGTGTGAAATCCACAAATACCACAGACGGGTACTCGGGTACAGCCGGGACTACCGGTCCACTCCCCTACCCAATTTTGGGCTCggaagccctacccctcttactctGTCTGGTCCCCACTgtaggtctcggcatctgtttcaacatacaaTTTCAATATACAACCACACATATACTAGAAAACCACATAGAATATACTTGTATTATCATGTAAAGGAATAGctaagtacacactttcaccaacaattCAAAATTATAAGCGAAATTCTCAATTCTTagaaatcagacggtctctacagctgtaaaaattttgacatatttagcatgAATTAACTTAACCACTACTACTTTTAGGACTCCAACCTTCAAAACATCTTCACATACAACCCAATTTCACAATAACATGacacgaatttcagtttggggcacttttaagatggGGTTTTTAGACAAATTTTTGAGTGAAAATCGCAAAAATCAACCCTAAACATGATATATGTATAACATATATTACTCAATTTTCATCCTTTTACATACAatagacaaccaaaaatcaattcaatttcCCAAACCCTAAAAAATCCGAGTCATGTAAACCCCCAATctgagtcgatttttgtacaactaacaacaataatcatgctaggaaagcatctagatcatattgCAACAATTGGAGGCAAGATTTACTTCATATAAATCGATTTCTAACAATCTTATAAATCTCACATGCTTCTATTTaatcaaaacatcaaaataggataaatattcataccttgattaattAACAAGAAAAGGAACGAATTAAGCAAAGAATTCACCAAATTCAAGCACCACAAACAACAAGAATCAGAGGGTTTGACAGGGATTTGGATATTAGGGTGTGCGAAATAGGAGGAGAAGTAAGAAGAATGAACAAAAGAAAGGGTTTATGAACCCGCTATTATccgggtactgtagcacttactcgatcgagtaagtatggtactcgatcgagtgacctccactcgatcgagttggagctactcggtcaAGTTTCCGTGGGGAATTCCAACTTTCTCGACGTTagagcttcctaactagatcgaatgaggtctattCGGTCTAGTAGGAACTCATACTCGGTCAAGGAATGCTAGATACACGGTcgtaaataaaagattaattaaagTTCCCTGAAAAACAgcaacgcgtgtcgattccaaaaacGAATTCGGACATCGGCACAGATTAACATATTTATTCACATCATATTACTATCACACGAGTACATTGTATCAAGTCACCAATTCATTACCTCATTCAACTCATTATTTTCATACCATAACAATTATTATGCAACCAATGGACTACCTTTTTGCTTCACCGCACATACCTCTAATATGTTTTCTTTACCTCTAATCTCACTATCGTAACCTCAACAAGACGATTCCTGAACATgcatttgtaactttgatattaTAACTATTAATCACATCACTCTAACCTATCACATAACTTTTATTTAACATCCAAGTTTACTAATGACTAACTTACCACAACAATTGTCAAACAACTTTCTCAACTCAATTAAGCCATATTGCGGAAGCATTCAACCATTTATCTACCACATTTGTTCCATTACCATCTTAATGACCACTACGCAATTCGCAACTTGCAAACCATCAACATTACGACCACATACAAGACTCATAAGCCTCTATATCAATTACCAATACCATTTATTTAGTACAACCACTATTATCACCACATGACACACTCACTAGCGCATATTGCAAAAAATTCACCATCTCTATTCAACCACGAGATTTGGCACTTCTCATCACACAGAAGCTAGCATTAACATAACCTTATCACACACTTTCTATCGTAACCACAGACTATATAGAGCACATAATTCCCGACACCCTACTCCCTTAACCAGTGACTgacttaagcataatggggccatgattttgaaatgagggcgcctactcacccaaaatctagcatcagctaggGCTTCCAAGATACATacaccgggttcattttattagactcactacgttcattaggctcatttgatACAGGTTCCAAAagcgtctctctgataccactttgtaacaccccatataccaaggagccttaacaagaccttccctagcatataaaggtgttaccatctcggttacccgaggaaagcaatgatcaaaagtcgataaaagaacatttataatttattacaagtgatctaaccaaactaccaaaacaaaagatacaactcaacatcCTTATGTGAACTATCTCTGACGTAACTTGTGAAAGACCCATCCTCGTCAAGACTTCAGccatcatccaagacatcacctgaaagaccgactgctcaccataagggatcacggcagacacaacagaacaaacaaagacaaccatacaaggtcagtaactgaggtaagaCACAACACCAACGGACAACATACTACAAACACAACCAGGCACACACATAAGTCACAATCACTCcagccaatcaccgtcaccgactatccattggaccagccctgctagtgggggaccgcagccgtacccaccaaatccccgctcattataccgagtgataaccctgtcccattaatgtgcacatcccctcccgtggcgggttccacggaggggaaaactagggcgtgaagccactcccacaagggactccactcagccgagggcgcacctcgaaaACTATAGACAATCAAtgacaatcagctgcaccacaataacaacaaacgaaacaacacaacaccaaccgattaccataaTAAATCAACCACACTGACACTAACCCCAAAACACATTAAAAGACACTATAGataaccaacagtactgagtaggcaaacctacctttagccaaccgcagcgattccttgTTCAATGACATGACATCGACCAAGCAAGCAAaacccctatacaaacagtacaaaagtCTATTACTATCACcacaaccctacaaggaacaacaatgataaagatgatgatgatgacatacctacgcattgcatatcggcgtcaagaccgctacgcGACTCAAGCAATCTATCCtcaaggcacaagcatcctcaaaggctcccatggaaggaattatggtgaagAAAATGAGGTAAGGCGACATCTAGGCCTGaaagaaggaggcggaaatgatttgcgattctatcaaaacacgattataaaccctcgctgtaaagacgctactcgatcgagtaaacttgatcgagtggcccctactcgatcgagtacccaagctactcgatcgagtaacctcgactagatcgagtaccactcatcccaaGGCCTATGACGACACGAGGCATCTCTTGCATGAATTTCCAAAGGCTATCACATGcccctaaggtcggtcaacgttggtcaaaggGTTCCcgaaaggacgggtattacacctCCAGTGTAGACTCCATTCCATAATTCCCACAGTAGGCATATTGCTCCCCAGCCAACATTTCAGATGCCTCCAACACATTGCACTAAACACACATTCATATAAGATATGCTGATTAGTCTCAATGTGAGACAAGAATAGCTCACATCTCTGCTGGATAGAAATCCATCCAATAAAAGCATGTTTAGGTGAGTTAACTTTGTTCCAAATCAGAGGATACCATGGCACCTTTACCTGACTACCTTGCATCCAACTGTACCCATTTTCAACCGAGTATACATTCTGCTCAGTCCAAATCCCAGTACAAAATCCATCTTTCCATTTATCCTTGGTTTTGCATATCATGCGCCTGGACCAACTTGAATGAATAGGAGGAGTATAAGTAAGCCATTCCTGGTCTTTAATGTAAATATGGTTGACTCATTTGATCCACATATGGTCAGCCTTGGAGACCAACCACCAAATAAATTTACCTAGCCTTGCCAAGTTCCAATTCCTACAATGCACTATCCCAAGTCCCCCCATATTTCCTCTCTCTGCAAACTTTCTCCCAAGCAACATTAGGCCTTTTGTGAAACTGGTCAGAACCACCCCATAAGTAATTCCTGCAAATCCTCTCAATTCTGTCTAATACAGTCACAGGAATAAGAAAAATGCGAGCCCAAAATTTATGTAACTGAGTCAAGACAGCTTGAACAAGGACCAATCTTCCTGAGTTCCTGCGTAGCTAAGTTTCCTGGTCCCCCAACCTCTAATTCTCATCACCACTTTCTCCACAAACCTTGAACAATCTCTTATAGCCATTCTTTTATGAGAAATAGGTATCCCTTGGTATCTAAAAGGACATTGACCCTCTCTAAACCCATAAATGTTAAGAATATATTGAACCTCCTCATCTCTCATCCCATTGAAGTAAATATCATATTTTTCACAATTCATAACCAGACAATAAGCCATAGAAAAGGTAGCAAAGGCTCTTAAATAACTATGATAGAGGTTCTGTCCCCTCTGCAAAACATTAGGAGATCATCTACAAAGCACAGATGAGTCAACCTAAGTGACCTGCAAAGAGGGTGAAAGGTAAACTCCATAGTGTTAGTAACCTGAGCTAGTATCCTACTGAGATACTTCATACATAGGGTAAACAACAGAGGGGACATTGGATCCCCTTGTCTGATCCCTCTCTTACCCTGGAAATATAAGTTATTCCCACTGAGTGATAAAGTAAACTAAGGCGTTGATGCGTGTCGTTCAACACTAAAAATAAATGCCAACAagcctatactataaatagctagggaagtcgggtcgattccACAGAGAGGCTTTTCTATTAACTGTAGTCTAATTTGTCGGTCACAAActggggggttttgaatttgatatTCTAACTACTAAAGTTTAAGGGTAAGAGAAAATAAGGGTATAAGAGAAAAACAGAGAGAGACGTAaataaactatcagataaagagagatatgccAGGAATTCGGTCTGCCGTGTTCTACACACTATCGGAATAACTAGGTCGGTGAGTTTATTAGTAGGAAGGGCTaggttatctcctttcggtctcaaacccgactacacctttcggtctaaagtcgccctaaggtcatcctacttgactttcgccctcataggagtcaattatcagaactaagcaagtctacccttccaatctttcgatccaggtcgggggttaaCTAAACAGACTGTCTCCTGCGTGCACTCATTCAACCGAACTACAAATAAATTGCTTAGACCTGATTCCTACCGCATAACTACCCTAGTAGTCGTCCTAACATGCTTCTAACACGGTTTCCCTCATCCCGGCatataaagaaattagctacgcatgctaattatattaactaacaTAATTAATGATGAAATGTTAACGGAAAACATGATGTAACAATAGTATAAAGCAATGACGAGATTAAGGCAGGAATTAACAATGAAACTAAAAGAGCAATTATAAAATATAAACAAGAGAAGAGATTAAGGGAAAGAAATTATACTATaatagcgaatccggcgtaaagaataaCCAAATCCAAGATCGTAAAATTCCAAGTAGTGAACAGTAAAAAGCAGTAAAAATGTATGTAGAAAATTGAATGATAGGTAAAAGATAATAACCTAGCAACTCGTCTAATCGTTTTTATAACAAAACTCACGAGTTGTTTTATTAACCTACAGGCTCTAATAGCCCACGTAAaggagaacctctcgatcgagaggttaaggctctcgatcgagtacaggacagctcgatcgagcataggacagctcgatcgagggcttggcagttcgatcgagcacagggcaGCTCGATCGAAGGCTTGTATTCCTCTGTATTCTCGATCGACAGccaaatgtggtcgatcgagatcTTCAGTCACTTCTCAGCTTCCGTAGTGTTTCTGACTtgcttaatttggttaactttcgtCTTCATGATTTCCCATGCATGAGTCTTCCGTCCATCTTCCAGAGATGCTATCTCGAGGCCACTAAAGGTTGGTTTCCGATACAAATCTGCAAAATAGCAATAAAagcacaaagtagcctattcggggtataaagtgACATAAAGTCACTCcaatacatagaaatgcgtgccaaaagagaccgtaaaagtctatataatatgcacgtATCAGGCGTAGTCACACATTCCATGATCCAAAGAATAAACCTTCTAGGAAACCCCAAAGCCTTCAACATTTGCTTGATATAATCCCATTCAATGGAATCATAAGcttttttcaaatcaattttcATGATGCACCTTGGAGAGCAAGTCTTCCTCTTATACAATCTCACCAAATCTTGGCAAATTAGGATGTTATCCATAATGTCTCTCCCTTTTATAAATGCACTCTGATTCTCTCTCACAATACTAGGCAAAACTCTAGCTAGTCTGTTGCAAACAATCTTATAGATGACTTTATAAATCCCATTGCAGTATGTAATGGGTTTAAAATCAGCCACACTCTTAGGCCTGGACTTTTTTTGGATCAAGGTGAGGGTTGTTTCATTCACCTGCTTGAGCATCCTTCCTGAAATAAAGAATTCATGAACTGCTGCAATGAGATTAGAGCCTACCACTTCATAAGCATCTTTACAAAATTGGGTCGTGAAGCCATCTGGCCCAGGAGCCTTGTTGGAGGAATGGCTGCCAAAGCTTCCTTAATCTCACTTTCAGTTACCCCATCAGTGAGTAATTGTCTCTAATCAACATTAAACACTTTACCTTTTCCAACTGTTGGAACATGGACCTTTGTCATTGGTTTACAAGTTCCCAACAGTTGCTGGTAATAATGATCAAATGCCTTATCAATGTTAGTAGCATTAGTATAGTTCCTCCCATCAAGATCCTTGATACACAAAGTTTGTTCTTCATTCTCCTAGCCTTAATCACTCTGTGGAAATACTTAGAATTCCCATCTCCATCAGCAGCCCACTGGATTTTAGCTTTTTGAGCTAGGAAACTCCTCTTAACATCCTCTCTTTCTTTGTACAACACAACAACTTCTTTGGCTTCCTTCTGCAAGACTAAATTAGTAAGATCCAGATGCAATTTAACCTTAGCATCCTGAAGCATCACTTGAGCAAGCTTAGCAGTCGTCTCAATTTGAGCATAAGCAAACCCATTTAACTCTTTCAGAGGCCTTTTCAGCCGCTGAAGTTTTTTGACAAGCTGGAAAATTTTAACACCATGAATATGAGAATCCTAAACTTCTTTCACAATAGGAAGAAACTCAGAGTCCTTgcccccacatattaaagtacttaAAACTCCCTCTTTTCCTAACACAATCTGGTTTCAAAGTCATAGTGCAGGGAGAATGATCAAAGAGGCCTTCAGGATGGAACATCGTGATAGTATCAGAATACTTAAGAAGCCACTCAATATTGACCATTGCTCTATCAATCCTACTAAAAAACATGTCCCCAACCTCTTGCTTATTGTTCCAAGTGAAGAAAGATCCTTGTGCGGGAATATCACCAATACCACATGCATCCACACACTCCTGGAAATCCCTCATCTCAGCAACAGAAATTTCTGAACCAATCCTCTCATCCATAGCAAGCACACTATTAAAATCCCCCATAACCACCCATGGGCCACTAACTACATGCTGCATCAACTGAAGAGATTGCCATAGATGTATCCTTTCATTAGCCTTGTTAAAACCATATACTACAGACATCCACCATATATCTCCAGTAGGCAAAAAAGTAACCTTAGTATTGATCACTTGAGCCTCACAACTAAGAACCTCCACTTTATAGTTAGTAgcatcccaaataatccaaaccCTGCCACCATCATGACTCCCAATATTATTAACCATAGTCCATTCATTCCTAATTCCTTGTTGAACTTTATTTATAGAACTAAGTCTAACTCTAGTCTCTAATAAACCAAAGATACCTATATTATTATTATGCAAAAACCACCTAATATCTTTTTGCTTATTCTCACTATTCATACCCATAACGTTCCAGAAGCCAATGCTACCCATTTTCAATCAAAGTTGGATCCTCAGTTATGTCCTGCTCAAGCACCCTCCTGTAATGGACAGAGTGCTCAAGGACCTCCATGTCCTCCTACCAGTCCCAACCTGAGTCCCCTGCCTAGTCAATCTAGTTAGAATTCTAGCAGAAGATAATGGAGTAAAGAAAACAGGTATAGGAGTGACCATACCCCTAGCATATCCAAATCCAACTGGTTGTGACTGGACCATAGAGTGGTTTGGTTCAGGCTCCACAGGGAGGCCAGGCTCAACTATTGGTTATTGAGGCCTCCTCTTAGGGACCCAAACTTTTCTCACCTTTTGTTGACCAGGCTCCTGCTTCTTCCTGCAGTCCCTCTGAATGTGGCCAAGCCCTTTACACCCAGTATAGATAATAGGTTTCCACTAATAATGCACAATCTACCTGTGTACTACATCCAGTTCATCCACAAATTCAATCACATCAGGTATAGCCTCCCCCGTTTTAACCTCAACCATCACTATAGCATGGCATATGAAAGTTTTAAGTTGGGTATTATTGTCACTTCTTGATgcatgtattttatataaggtttttacctcatttttacacgcatttctgtgttatttacgtggcatctagctacaaatgcccccgaatagtctattttggtttgtcttgtgtaaattgcaggaacaAACCAGAAAGGAGGAAAATCGAGTCTAAAGTTATCCTATTCGCATTCATTTTGAAGAATAAGGAATCGGATCCCGGAATCtatcacttagagatgcgtgaagtagcCTCGGAAGGTGCCAAGGAGTCCACACGTGCTaatattgctcgatcgaccagttttgctatactatttggtcgatcgaatgttttatccatcaagaatcactcgatcgagctctgatGTTACTCAATCAAGATAGTTGTTACAAGGACTACTCGATCAAACTCTatcttcattcgatcgagaggattttcaaggtttatcctcgatcgagtggtttcatttcacttgATCGAGAGACTTTGTGTTTTATGCGAGCTTTAGTCTATTTTCGAGTTGGTCTTTGTATTAGAGATATATGTATGATAGCAGAGAACTGAAGGATCTCTTCTTCATTCTCCCTTACTTCGATACTTCCTCTCTATTCTCTATTACTCTATTAGTTTTCTCTTAGAACCCTAACTCGGATTTTGGCTACTTGTAATTGGTACCTTTACTACTTTCTTAATCTTAATTCGTTATTGCTTTCTATTGATTTCTCTTCTTTAATCTATAATTGTTGTCATTAATCTTTCTTTACCCTTGTTATCATGCTTAATCTTTATTAACTATGTGTTGTTATTGCTTGTTTGatgattatgcatagctaattctcccttgctaagacataggggagccatgattttaaggaaaCTGTGAAACAAGTAATTAGGTTTAATGCTAAATTGACCTATGTTGTTAATCATTACATATAACTGTTCTTGGCTATTTAAGTCGACGCAAATAGGTAATAAATcgtggtacaccttgacctagatcggaagagtggaaaaggtaagacctgtagcgaacattagggcatatAGAGCTCTTTACAGAATATTGCTCCACTATTGCTTTAGCTGCTAGGGTG
Encoded here:
- the LOC141601959 gene encoding uncharacterized protein LOC141601959, with the translated sequence MGSIGFWNVMGMNSENKQKDIRWFLHNNNIGIFGLLETRVRLSSINKVQQGIRNEWTMVNNIGSHDGGRVWIIWDATNYKVEVLSCEAQVINTKVTFLPTGDIWWMSVVYGFNKANERIHLWQSLQLMQHVVSGPWVVMGDFNSVLAMDERIGSEISVAEMRDFQECVDACGIGDIPAQGSFFTWNNKQEVGDMFFSRIDRAMVNIEWLLKYSDTITMFHPEGLFDHSPCTMTLKPDCLVKKLQRLKRPLKELNGFAYAQIETTAKLAQVMLQDAKVKLHLDLTNLVLQKEAKEVVVLYKEREDVKRSFLAQKAKIQWAADGDGNSKYFHRQLLGTCKPMTKVHVPTVGKGRMLKQVNETTLTLIQKKSRPKSVADFKPITYCNGIYKVIYKIVCNRLARVLPSIVRENQSAFIKGRDIMDNILICQDLVRLYKRKTCSPRCIMKIDLKKAYDSIEWDYIKQMLKALGFPRRFILWIMEYLYRKPTFSGLEIASLEDGRKTHAWEIMKTKVNQIKQGKRGIRQGDPMSPLLFTLCMKYLSRILAQRGQNLYHSYLRAFATFSMAYCLVMNCEKYDIYFNGMRDEEVQYILNIYGFREGQCPFRYQGIPISHKRMAIRDCSRNYLWGGSDQFHKRPNVAWEKEWLTYTPPIHSSWSRRMICKTKDKWKDGFCTGIWTEQNVYSVENGYSWMQGSQCNVLEASEMLAGEQYAYCGNYGMESTLEV